One genomic region from Aggregicoccus sp. 17bor-14 encodes:
- a CDS encoding YceI family protein yields the protein MRLGHAQDGAGRQAGLLLLLLALWPAAVQAAAWRVDPAHSSLGVRVFRAGAFASQLHDHHLVADRWSAALRFDPQAPAEATLQLSAQLDSLHDVEPGLSDEDHQKVEQEMRSPRVLDVQRFPEARFALQHLLVQSRGADRQGMRATLTGWLELHGHRAPLSLPVDLHWDAGHLRAQGAVTFKQSAFGIKPYKKLLGTVAVRDEVQVEVQLAATALP from the coding sequence ATGCGGCTCGGGCACGCGCAGGACGGGGCTGGACGGCAGGCGGGGCTGCTGTTGCTCCTCCTCGCGCTGTGGCCCGCCGCGGTGCAGGCCGCCGCGTGGCGCGTGGATCCGGCGCACAGCTCGCTCGGGGTGCGGGTGTTTCGCGCGGGCGCCTTCGCCTCGCAGCTGCACGACCACCACCTCGTCGCGGACCGCTGGAGCGCGGCGCTGCGCTTCGACCCTCAGGCGCCTGCGGAGGCCACCCTGCAGCTGAGCGCGCAGCTCGACTCGCTGCACGACGTGGAGCCCGGGCTCTCGGACGAGGACCACCAGAAGGTGGAGCAGGAGATGCGCAGCCCGCGCGTGCTGGACGTGCAGCGCTTCCCGGAGGCGCGCTTCGCGCTGCAGCACCTGCTCGTGCAGAGCCGGGGGGCCGACCGCCAGGGGATGCGCGCCACGCTCACCGGGTGGCTCGAGCTGCACGGCCACCGCGCGCCGCTCTCGCTCCCGGTGGACCTGCACTGGGACGCAGGCCACCTCCGCGCGCAGGGGGCCGTCACCTTCAAGCAGAGCGCCTTCGGCATCAAGCCTTACAAGAAGCTGCTGGGCACCGTCGCGGTGCGCGACGAGGTGCAGGTGGAGGTGCAGCTCGCGGCCACCGCGCTGCCCTGA
- a CDS encoding site-2 protease family protein: MSSRARGPLELSFNVGPFPVTVEPFFWLTTALLGASSRITTPVEAAVWAAVCFVSILVHELGHALVGRAFGARSYIRLHWMGGTCHADRALSRWRDVLMSAAGPGANFLLGGLVGLVAHVLPPTSFLGYFTYGMLQAVNFGWGLFNLLPVLPLDGGHILAGFLGPTRRRAAYFLSTVVALAVIALALHEQARFRVIFFALLALQNVQALLAEQSAPRVRRQRPAPPEPDALPRGWTALHAGQLHEAARLAGLARSAASTAEALNAARDLAAWVALAEGDAGAALRHLEKVAPPSAARALSWALAMEAAGAPERALPHALRALQQEPSDTTASLAVRLLLGQGQLEEAERACTAHAWKSAALADSQRGAVALARGQHALAAGLYAAAFGSAARAADAVQAATAHARGGQLEQAAQWLSRALDAGYEDLAQLASDPALAPVLQAAPGLAARLAASA, translated from the coding sequence ATGTCATCGCGCGCCCGTGGCCCCCTCGAGCTGAGCTTCAACGTCGGCCCCTTCCCCGTCACCGTCGAGCCCTTCTTCTGGCTGACGACGGCCCTGCTGGGGGCCAGCTCGCGCATCACCACGCCGGTGGAGGCCGCCGTGTGGGCCGCGGTGTGCTTCGTCTCCATCCTGGTGCACGAGCTGGGGCACGCGCTGGTGGGGCGCGCCTTCGGCGCCCGCTCCTACATCCGGCTGCACTGGATGGGCGGCACCTGCCACGCCGACCGCGCGCTGAGCCGCTGGCGCGACGTGCTGATGTCCGCCGCGGGCCCTGGCGCGAACTTCCTGCTCGGCGGCCTCGTGGGGCTCGTCGCGCACGTGCTGCCGCCCACCAGCTTCCTCGGCTACTTCACCTACGGGATGCTGCAGGCGGTGAACTTCGGCTGGGGCCTCTTCAACCTGCTGCCCGTGCTCCCGCTGGACGGAGGCCACATCCTCGCCGGCTTCCTCGGCCCCACGCGCCGCCGCGCGGCGTACTTCCTCAGCACGGTGGTGGCGCTGGCGGTGATCGCGCTCGCCCTGCACGAGCAGGCGCGCTTCCGGGTCATCTTCTTCGCGCTGCTCGCCCTGCAGAACGTGCAGGCGCTGCTCGCCGAGCAGTCCGCGCCGCGCGTGCGCCGCCAGCGCCCCGCCCCGCCCGAGCCGGACGCGCTGCCGCGCGGCTGGACGGCGCTGCACGCAGGCCAGCTGCACGAGGCCGCGCGCCTCGCAGGCCTCGCGCGCAGCGCCGCGAGCACCGCCGAGGCGCTCAACGCCGCGCGCGACCTCGCGGCCTGGGTGGCGCTCGCCGAGGGCGACGCCGGGGCGGCCCTGCGGCACCTGGAGAAGGTGGCTCCGCCGAGCGCCGCGCGCGCCCTGAGCTGGGCGCTCGCGATGGAGGCGGCCGGAGCGCCCGAGCGCGCCCTGCCCCACGCGCTGCGCGCGCTGCAGCAGGAGCCCTCGGACACCACCGCCTCGCTCGCCGTGCGGCTCCTGCTGGGCCAGGGCCAGCTCGAGGAGGCCGAGCGCGCGTGCACCGCGCACGCGTGGAAGAGCGCCGCGCTCGCGGACTCGCAGCGCGGCGCGGTGGCGCTCGCGCGCGGGCAGCACGCGCTCGCGGCGGGGCTCTACGCCGCGGCCTTCGGCAGCGCCGCGCGCGCCGCGGACGCGGTGCAGGCGGCCACGGCGCACGCGCGCGGGGGCCAGCTCGAGCAGGCGGCCCAGTGGCTCTCGCGCGCCCTGGACGCGGGCTACGAGGACCTCGCGCAGCTCGCCTCGGACCCCGCGCTCGCGCCCGTGCTGCAGGCCGCGCCGGGGCTCGCCGCGCGCCTCGCCGCCAGCGCGTGA
- a CDS encoding ATP-binding protein, producing MPAVVVPPFQEIVAALRAPLVTLDRAGRILHLNPAAERLLGWPLSEAVGQPFARLMPAPPGGDGAKEGPDAVSRAWLQRELAQFEAGERRPTRLTLLRRNGVHLDAFASVSPGGSGEGEGFTVVTLRQLPERLDFDSGGAGADAGAGGEGDGGSCAAVEQRLSASGGGVDPLYRLVFDNAPLGLFHFDAAGVMTACNDPMVRILGSSRRQLIGLNLLTLRDERVVACVRHTLAGERSFYEGDYASTTAPKVTPVRAKFSPCHGPDGRVTGGVALVEDVSLQRRVEFERSTTLAQLDTLYRTAPIGLAFLDASLRFVRVNDVMAGMTRRSVEEHTGRTLQEVVGRRAASVGEPLVRHVLETGEPVVRYHVDSVSLGVPGPRLDWEGSFYRVETADGHVLGVGAVAEDVTERKRVEDELSRLYTEAKKAIQVRDDFLSIASHELKTPLTPLALRLAALERKLEQGEHIDPSLLRRSRRQLVRMTSLINDLLDASRIEAGRLALHPKPTQLDALVAHAVAALSQESARGRIVTECAEGLMVRGDPDRLEQVVVNLLENALKYSPSGSRVHVGLMARGDLALLSVRDEGIGIPQDDQEHLFDRYFRARNVSTHSYGGLGLGLYISRDIVERHGGRIWVESEAGKGATFYVALPLMHAAPLHTPLESGGASMH from the coding sequence ATGCCCGCCGTCGTCGTGCCCCCTTTCCAGGAGATCGTCGCCGCGCTGCGCGCGCCGCTGGTGACGCTCGACCGCGCGGGGCGCATCCTGCACCTCAACCCCGCCGCCGAGCGCCTGCTCGGCTGGCCGCTGAGCGAGGCCGTGGGCCAGCCCTTCGCCCGGCTCATGCCCGCGCCGCCCGGAGGCGACGGGGCCAAAGAGGGGCCTGACGCGGTGTCGCGCGCGTGGCTGCAGCGCGAGCTCGCCCAGTTCGAGGCCGGCGAGCGGCGCCCCACCCGCCTCACCCTGCTGCGGCGCAACGGCGTGCACCTGGACGCCTTCGCCAGCGTGAGCCCCGGCGGCAGCGGCGAGGGCGAGGGCTTCACCGTCGTCACCCTGCGCCAGCTGCCCGAGCGCCTCGACTTCGACTCGGGCGGCGCTGGCGCCGATGCAGGCGCCGGTGGTGAGGGCGACGGCGGGAGCTGCGCCGCGGTGGAGCAGCGGCTGAGCGCGAGCGGCGGCGGCGTGGACCCGCTCTACCGGCTCGTGTTCGACAACGCGCCGCTCGGCCTCTTCCACTTCGACGCCGCGGGCGTGATGACCGCGTGCAACGACCCGATGGTGCGCATCCTCGGCTCCTCGCGCCGCCAGCTCATCGGGCTCAACCTGCTCACCCTGCGCGACGAGCGGGTGGTGGCCTGCGTGCGCCACACGCTCGCCGGGGAGCGCAGCTTCTACGAGGGGGACTACGCCTCCACCACCGCGCCCAAGGTGACGCCCGTGCGCGCCAAGTTCAGCCCCTGCCACGGCCCGGACGGGCGGGTGACGGGCGGCGTGGCGCTGGTGGAGGACGTGAGCCTGCAGCGGCGCGTGGAGTTCGAGCGCAGCACCACGCTCGCGCAGCTGGACACGCTGTACCGCACCGCCCCCATCGGGCTCGCCTTCCTGGACGCGTCCCTGCGCTTCGTGCGGGTGAACGACGTGATGGCGGGCATGACGCGCCGGAGCGTGGAGGAGCACACCGGGCGCACGCTGCAGGAGGTGGTGGGGCGGCGGGCCGCCTCCGTGGGCGAGCCCCTGGTGCGCCACGTGCTGGAGACGGGCGAGCCGGTGGTGCGCTACCACGTGGACAGCGTCAGCCTCGGCGTGCCCGGGCCGCGGCTCGACTGGGAGGGCAGCTTCTACCGGGTGGAGACGGCGGACGGGCACGTGCTGGGCGTGGGCGCGGTGGCCGAGGACGTGACCGAGCGCAAGCGCGTGGAGGACGAGCTCAGCCGCCTCTACACCGAGGCGAAGAAGGCCATCCAGGTGCGCGACGACTTCCTCTCCATCGCGAGCCACGAGCTCAAGACGCCCCTCACCCCGCTCGCGCTGCGCCTCGCCGCGCTCGAGCGCAAGCTGGAGCAGGGCGAGCACATCGACCCCTCGCTGCTGCGCCGCAGCCGCCGGCAGCTGGTGCGCATGACCAGCCTCATCAACGACCTGCTGGACGCGAGCCGCATCGAGGCGGGCCGGCTCGCGCTGCACCCCAAGCCCACCCAGCTGGACGCCCTGGTGGCGCACGCCGTCGCCGCGCTCTCGCAGGAGAGCGCCCGCGGCCGCATCGTCACCGAGTGCGCGGAGGGGCTGATGGTGCGCGGCGACCCGGACCGGCTCGAGCAGGTGGTGGTGAACCTGCTGGAGAACGCGCTCAAGTACAGCCCCTCGGGCAGCCGCGTGCACGTGGGGCTGATGGCGCGCGGGGACCTCGCGCTCTTGAGCGTGCGCGACGAGGGCATCGGCATCCCGCAGGACGACCAGGAGCACCTCTTCGACCGCTACTTCCGCGCGCGCAACGTCTCCACCCACTCCTACGGGGGCCTCGGCCTCGGGCTCTACATCTCGCGCGACATCGTGGAGCGCCACGGCGGGCGCATCTGGGTGGAGAGCGAGGCGGGCAAGGGCGCCACCTTCTACGTGGCGCTGCCCCTCATGCACGCCGCGCCCCTGCACACCCCGCTCGAGAGCGGCGGCGCGTCCATGCACTGA
- a CDS encoding COX15/CtaA family protein — MSPAPSPRAFRALAWGVLAFSLAVVLWGAFVRATGSGAGCGDHWPVCNGQVLPRTPTVATLIEYTHRLTSALVGLGAVALFVWGRRAHPRGHPVRLGVALGLALMLLEGALGAGLVKLQLVAQNPSAMRAFAMSAHLVNTFLLLAAQALTCVWGAGGRERPRLRGQGPAGPLVLLCAGGMLVLGVSGAIAALGDTLFPASSLAHGFAQDLDPGAHFLLRLRALHPLLAVLVGAGVVGAAALVARARPHSPEVQRAARTLGLLYALQLAAGVVNLVLLAPVAMQLVHLLLADLVWISLVRLGALALAAPAPAPLPTEQRPVAA; from the coding sequence ATGTCCCCTGCCCCCTCGCCCCGCGCCTTCCGGGCCCTCGCCTGGGGCGTGCTCGCCTTCAGCCTCGCCGTGGTGCTCTGGGGCGCGTTCGTGCGCGCCACCGGCTCGGGGGCGGGCTGCGGCGACCACTGGCCGGTGTGCAACGGCCAGGTGCTGCCGCGCACCCCCACGGTGGCCACGCTCATCGAGTACACGCACCGGCTCACCAGCGCGCTGGTGGGGCTGGGGGCGGTGGCGCTCTTCGTGTGGGGGCGGCGCGCGCACCCGCGCGGCCACCCGGTGCGCCTGGGCGTGGCGCTGGGGCTCGCGCTGATGCTGCTGGAGGGGGCGCTGGGCGCGGGGCTGGTGAAGCTGCAGCTGGTGGCGCAGAACCCCTCGGCCATGCGCGCCTTCGCGATGAGCGCGCACCTGGTGAACACCTTCCTGCTGCTCGCCGCGCAGGCGCTCACCTGCGTGTGGGGGGCCGGGGGGCGCGAGCGCCCGCGGCTGCGCGGCCAGGGCCCGGCCGGCCCGCTCGTGCTGCTGTGCGCCGGCGGGATGCTGGTGCTCGGGGTGAGCGGGGCCATCGCTGCGCTGGGCGACACGCTCTTTCCCGCGAGCAGCCTCGCGCACGGCTTCGCGCAGGACCTGGACCCCGGCGCGCACTTCCTCCTGCGCCTGCGCGCGCTGCACCCGCTGCTCGCGGTGCTGGTGGGCGCGGGCGTGGTGGGCGCGGCGGCGCTGGTGGCGCGCGCGCGCCCCCACTCCCCGGAGGTGCAGCGCGCCGCGCGCACCCTGGGGCTGCTCTACGCGCTGCAGCTCGCGGCCGGGGTGGTGAACCTGGTGCTGCTCGCGCCGGTGGCGATGCAGCTGGTGCACCTGCTGCTCGCGGACCTGGTGTGGATCTCCCTCGTGCGCCTGGGCGCGCTCGCGCTGGCGGCGCCCGCGCCCGCGCCGCTGCCGACCGAGCAGCGGCCGGTCGCCGCCTGA
- a CDS encoding ATP-binding protein, producing MATILVVEEEQEVARALAEALCALGHRVPQLARSADEALRHLDAVRPDLVLLDERLEGAGAATGAALQGRAGVPVVYLGAGSAESAAVSRSTTPHGYLQLPIRPGALAATVELALQRHALEARLREREAWLTTTLHAIGEGVVVVDAAGRVALVNAVAEQLTGFTEAEALGQPLSAVLRVLPERPGASAPCPLQGVLEVGGEPARAPGEATTLLLGSRSRGELPVDLSTGPIRDDEGRLLGAVLVFRDVSARRRMQEQLALNERLAALGTLAAGVAHEINNPLAFTLSNVHYAAEELEAVDALLAGPALDARQLSELRARMGELREALREAADGGARVKHIVADLRDFARGGRDRAGAVDVVAVVERALRMAGKTLAARARVERSLLPVPAVEGSAGGLSQVLLNLVLNAAQAIPEGAPERHCVRVGTRVDAQGRVVVSVRDSGSGMSPEVQRRIFDPFFTTKPPGVGTGLGLSVSHGIVTALGGSISVWSEPGVGTEFRVALPAVQPVPRAAQSLPR from the coding sequence ATGGCGACCATCCTGGTGGTGGAGGAAGAGCAGGAGGTGGCGCGCGCGCTGGCGGAGGCGCTGTGCGCGCTCGGGCACCGGGTGCCGCAGCTCGCGCGCAGCGCGGACGAGGCGCTGCGCCACCTGGACGCGGTGCGCCCGGACCTGGTGCTGCTGGACGAGCGGCTGGAGGGCGCGGGCGCGGCGACGGGCGCGGCGCTGCAGGGGCGCGCCGGCGTGCCGGTGGTGTACCTGGGCGCGGGCAGCGCCGAGAGCGCCGCCGTCTCGCGCTCCACCACGCCCCACGGCTACCTGCAGCTGCCCATCCGCCCCGGCGCGCTCGCGGCCACGGTGGAGCTCGCGCTGCAGCGCCACGCGCTCGAGGCGCGCCTGCGCGAGCGCGAGGCGTGGCTCACCACCACGCTGCACGCCATCGGCGAGGGCGTCGTCGTGGTGGACGCGGCGGGGCGCGTGGCGCTGGTGAACGCGGTGGCCGAGCAGCTCACCGGCTTCACCGAGGCCGAGGCGCTGGGCCAGCCGCTCTCGGCCGTGCTGCGGGTGCTGCCGGAGCGGCCCGGGGCGAGCGCGCCCTGCCCGCTGCAGGGCGTGCTGGAGGTGGGCGGCGAGCCTGCGCGCGCGCCCGGCGAGGCGACGACGCTGCTGCTCGGCTCGCGCTCGCGCGGCGAGCTGCCGGTGGACCTGAGCACCGGGCCCATCCGGGACGACGAGGGGCGGCTGCTGGGCGCGGTGCTCGTCTTCCGGGACGTGAGCGCGCGAAGGCGCATGCAGGAGCAGCTCGCGCTCAACGAGCGGCTCGCCGCGCTGGGCACGCTCGCGGCCGGCGTGGCGCACGAGATCAACAACCCGCTCGCCTTCACCCTGAGCAACGTGCACTACGCCGCCGAGGAGCTGGAGGCGGTGGACGCGCTGCTCGCGGGGCCGGCGCTGGACGCGCGGCAGCTCTCGGAGCTGCGCGCGCGCATGGGCGAGCTGCGCGAGGCGCTGCGCGAGGCGGCGGATGGCGGCGCGCGGGTGAAGCACATCGTCGCGGACCTGCGCGACTTCGCGCGCGGCGGGCGCGACCGCGCGGGCGCCGTGGACGTGGTGGCCGTGGTGGAGCGGGCGCTGCGCATGGCGGGCAAGACGCTCGCCGCGCGCGCCCGCGTGGAGCGCAGCCTCCTGCCCGTGCCGGCGGTGGAGGGCAGCGCGGGGGGGCTGAGCCAGGTGCTGCTCAACCTGGTGCTCAACGCCGCCCAGGCCATCCCCGAGGGCGCGCCCGAGCGCCACTGCGTGCGGGTGGGCACCCGCGTGGATGCGCAGGGGCGCGTGGTGGTGAGCGTGCGCGACAGCGGCAGCGGGATGAGCCCCGAGGTGCAGCGGCGCATCTTCGACCCCTTCTTCACCACCAAGCCCCCGGGCGTGGGCACCGGGCTGGGGCTCTCCGTGAGCCACGGCATCGTCACCGCCCTGGGCGGCAGCATCAGCGTGTGGAGCGAGCCGGGCGTGGGCACGGAGTTCCGGGTGGCCCTGCCGGCCGTGCAGCCGGTGCCGCGCGCCGCGCAGAGCCTGCCGCGCTAG
- a CDS encoding DapH/DapD/GlmU-related protein — protein sequence MPWLYFTLKPRHRAWAEAWQREVQRHFCELETVEIAEGCFVAPEARLFAEPGRAIRVGPGCSIAADAFVHGPVVLEAHVSLNARVSLDGGAGGIRIGEGSRIATGATLYAFDHGLAPERPVREQPVKSRGIVLGRDVWVGANAGITDGVTVGDHAVVGMGAVVTRDVPAYAIVAGVPARVIGDRRERR from the coding sequence ATGCCCTGGCTCTACTTCACCCTCAAGCCCCGCCACCGCGCGTGGGCGGAGGCCTGGCAGCGCGAGGTGCAGCGCCACTTCTGCGAGCTGGAGACGGTGGAGATCGCCGAGGGCTGCTTCGTGGCGCCCGAGGCGCGCCTCTTCGCGGAGCCGGGGCGCGCCATCCGCGTGGGCCCCGGCTGCAGCATCGCGGCGGACGCCTTCGTGCACGGGCCGGTGGTGCTCGAGGCGCACGTGAGCCTCAACGCGCGCGTGAGCCTGGACGGCGGCGCGGGCGGCATCCGCATCGGCGAGGGCAGCCGCATCGCCACCGGCGCCACGCTCTACGCCTTCGACCACGGGCTCGCCCCCGAGCGCCCCGTGCGCGAGCAGCCGGTGAAGAGCCGCGGCATCGTGCTCGGGCGCGACGTGTGGGTGGGCGCCAACGCGGGCATCACCGACGGCGTCACGGTGGGAGACCACGCGGTGGTGGGCATGGGCGCCGTCGTCACGCGCGACGTGCCCGCCTACGCCATCGTCGCCGGCGTCCCCGCGCGCGTCATCGGCGACCGGCGCGAGCGGCGCTAG